Below is a genomic region from Rosa chinensis cultivar Old Blush chromosome 5, RchiOBHm-V2, whole genome shotgun sequence.
GAACTTTGCCTGTTAGCATTGAATGATGCTGGTGTTGGAGATGAGTCTCTCCCTGTCATAGAAGATGCCATTTCAAACATTTTCTGAAGCTCTTCGGGGGGCATTTTGCTCATCATATCAGATGCAGTTTTAAGCATATCCGGAGACAAATTTGGTGGAACTGATCCAGGTTTAAAATTGTCCAAGTTAGATGCTGGTGTTGAAGATAAGCCCTTCCCTTTTGAAGCCATTTCAAACATTTTCTGAAGTTCCTCTGGTGGCATTTTATTCATCATATCAGATGCAGTTTTCAACATATCTGGTGACAGATTTGGTGAACCTTTCTTGAGCAATGGATTATCTCCCTCAAATGAGGTTGCCAATTCAATCATTCTTTTCAGTTCTTCCGGTGACATTTTGCTGATCATGCTTGAGGCAGTCTTAACCATGTCAGCAGGAACCTCCTCGGATTTTCCAGAACTTAAAGCAGCAAGAGTATCCGGATCAGCATTTGAGATAAAATTCTGGAATGATCTGTAAACCATGCAGAAAAGCATAATGTTATATGAATTCATCTATATAGCCAGGTCCTCTTTTGGGGTCACTGGCTTCACCAAAATATGATTCCCAATACCCTTTACAACAAAATATACCAAAACTAGTCAACAAATATACAAAGTGATAAATGTGTATGATATAAACAGAAAGCAGAAGGCCACTACCCACTAACTTCACCGCGGAAAATGCAGGTTCAGTCGCCAGTATTATATTAACAGAGGAGTAGAGAATTCAAAAGATGCATGACTAGAGCATAAGAGCTTTcatgaaaacaaaattaaaaagtaCATTAATAAATTCATCAATATCTTAAGTGGAATTTAGTTCAGTAAGCAAAATTGCTGAAACAGATAGTCCCGGCTGGGTACTGTACCAAGTAGCATAGGCTTAATTCTTATCTTGTCAGACATCAAGTAAAAGCAACTTCTTTAATGGATTTATCCATAAAAAGTCCAAGTACATAATTTAATTTCTGTACAACATcattcctaaaccctaaagcaAATCAAACCAAACTTATCTCAACTTCACATCCCACCTCCTCTCTCAGATGTGCATGAACACATACATGCATAAGCATGTGCACAGAATACAGGATGCAAAACACATCTGTGGtgtaaacaaatctacaaagaAAGTTTGTCACATTTGACTACCACTAGACTCCGTAtaattccttttttcttttttgcatttAAAACTTAAAAGTCCAAGTTTTAAGATTTCTAAATTTTtagcaaatgaaaaaaaaaaaaaaaaaaaggacgtgacaaatcaattaaaatcaatccTTAATAACCAACACAAACCTGAGAGTTGCTGGGTCATTTTTTAAAGCCTGCAAATGCTCTGAGTTGTTTGACAGAACCTCAGAGTCGGCTGCAATTTGAGTCTTGGCAATGTCTCTCGTTTCCTGTGGTTTTGCCATAGAATACTCTGTCGATGAGCTTTTATGGTTGGCAGCAGAGACAGTCTCGACTTCTTCAGTTATTTCTTCAATTACCAGTCCTATAATATAAACCACATTCAATATTCtaccaaagatttcaaatctgatgcattttttttttttctgaaaattcaGAGATAACATAAAAGGATGAAAAACAACATACTTCTTGGTGCAGACACACTGCCCTCCGTACCCAATTTCTCCTTAGCATCCCTGTGACAACAAATGATCATTTAGAATATCAAAATAATCACCTGTCATTTGTGTGACAACTTACAACCAGATTCTAACAAAAGCTGAAACGAAGGGGAGTCAACATCGATCAGTAatcttaattcttttttttttttttttacccataCCTCAGACACTGTGATGGTCTCAAAACTAGGGCCTCCTCTAGGTAGGAACCATGAGGGTGTTCAAACCCCGGACCACAAGGGAATTAACCAAAGGTCCGACCAGTCGTACTAAGCCCTCATTTGTAAACTTTGATCTTAATATCTAAAATATAGCAAACGATATAGGTAGAAATAAGTTAAGAATAGAGCATGAATAAATAATCATATGGACAAATATGTCAGTAGGCACTTTTTGGCAATATACAGAGAGGTGCTAGAGGTAAAGTGTATCGAAATGATAAGTGAGCCTACTGCTGAATCCCACCTTCATCCAGTTTGGGAATTCATGGTTGCAGTCACAAACCTCCATCCAAGTATTGAACAATAAATTGAAATGGGTCACCACTTAAACAATCCTATACTTAAGTCAGCTTGTTTTAACTATGCCTCatataacaaatatatatatgcaccatAGTTAAGTACATTTTGGAGATACACGATGATCTCCTCTatctaaagaaaaagaaaacagtgGTACTTTACCTTAGAACATCTGCAATAGTTTCATCATCAGGGGAAACTTCATGTGCGGTGCTCAGGTCAGAGACAGCATCCTAAGAGATGCAAAAATTAGAATCATATAATTGCAAGAGATAGAGAGACAATTATGTAAACTGAAATAACTTGTTATTAACACTCCGAAAAGTCTATCTAATCTGCACTCCAAAGTGAATATTTAATCATTTTCATTAAAGGGGATGGTCCACTGCATTTTGGAAGTGTTGATAGAATTCCAAGACCAAAAATGTATCAAAAGATAATTCAGAAATATCTGCTAAGAAACGACacaaatatataaacacacTCACTTCCAATTGACCCAATTCTTTATATGCTTGACCTCTCCGATAGAGAGCTTTCACATTCTGTGCATCATATGCCAGTACCTGAAGTAATAGAATACAATGGTTAAGCTAGACAAACTTAGGAGCTTGCAAGCAAGGAAGAATGAACTAATAATGAAGATCAATGTCAGTTGAATATGTGTGTGAGCACGTGCAGGGTACTACATTAGCATAGGATAACATGGAGAAGCATTATGTTAACTTCCTACAAGATATGATTCCCTTAATATATTTATAGTTTCGTACATAAATATCATAAATGACACCTAATTATCAAATAGCAATATTTGAGTCGAAAGACAGTAATGGTTTCCTCATATACCTCAGAACCTTCTTTTATACATTCATCATACTGCCTTGTTTTCAAGTAACATGACATTAAGTTGAGTGAGCATGCCGTCAGAAGTGATCTTCCTTTAGAGGATGGAAGGCCATTCAAGTTTGTCTTTGCCTGAGATTTTAGACAGAATATAACTAGTTAGAGAGATGATACTTTAGCTATAAAAAGGGGGAATAAAGAACAAAAGATTATTATATTTACACTTACAAGTACGTATTTCTGCAAGGCATCATTGAACTTTCCCTGGCTGTGAAGTGCATTTCCCTGAAGATTTGATACACAAAAGGATAAAGATGAGAAGACATAACATATTAACACACAAGTAAAAAACATGAGCAACCTAAAAGACGAAACAAAAATGTTTATCCATCTAGACTTTCCAGACCAACCCTAACCGAGGTCTTTAAGGTGGGTTAATTCCTGTTCCGGTGGTCCACTTGGATTTTTCACCCAGTTAAACCAGGAGAATTTGTTTATCTTAAAACACCTTTGTTTATCTTACAATAAAAAGCGTACAATAAAACACCTTTGTTTATCTTACATTATGACTTCTGCTGAACTTATGGAAACTGTACATTTAGATATCAGCAACTTTTTAAACCTTGACCCTAACATAAGCAAACACACAGCCCACTCCTTCCCAACCATAATGTAGCATCTACGCCACTCGTTAGCTCAGACAAGGAATTCATTCATTCCTGAAGAAATTAAAAGGGGAGAATCGAAGAAGAGTTTGATGATTGTTTGGTCTTAAGACTGGCTACAGCATTACCTGATTCTTGAGCATCTGAGCTGCATTCAATTTGTAACTGACTTGGGCATCAACACGTGTATGCATAGCTGCTATCTCTTCAGGCGACGCACTAGCCATCTTATCCCCAATCTCAGCAATCTCTTCCGGGCGTGTGTGTTTCAGTTGCTCTGCAGCCATTTTCAAATCTTCAGGCCTCATGTTCTTCATGCTCTCTGATGCCATCTTCATCAACTCTGGATTAGCCATCATCTGCAATTCAAGTCAAAAACACATTACaaactaaaagtatcgaaattcAGAGACCAATGAATCAAACTAACCAACTCCGTTGAACGGAATTCAAAGGTAAAACCATTAAGAGCGTATGATCAATTGAGAAAAATAAATCCCAAGAAATGCGATCACGAAAACAATATGgaaattttgaagaagaagaagaagaagaagagacctGTTGTTGCATCCTGGCGAAATCGGCCGGCGACATCCGACTCATCTGCTCCTGAGCGAGTTTCATCAATTCCGGATCCATCATATTCATCCCGTTGAACATTTTGACTTCCCAAGCAATTGGCGGTCTTTGATCGCTAACAAACCGAGACGGATTCGAGAATTTTGGGTAAAGGGAAAAAGGGTACCGGGAGTTAAATAGGGAGAGGAACACAACAAAATAAGGGTCTCGATAACAAGGAAAGTCGGAGCTCCGGTCGCCCACCAAAtctgaaataaataaaaaggaagaaagaaaggtccttcttctccttcttcttctctgtctttgtttttgtttcggaATGAATTGGAAAACGAAGTGTCGTAGAACTCGCCTGCGTAATTACTATACTCCCCCGGGTTTTAAAGCTTTATTTCATGAAAGCCCTCCATGATAACGCATCACTTTGCCTGCCGCGTCATCACGCACATTGGACGTGGTTAAAAGCTttcgggattttttttttttgtttttattattattagcagaaaaaatttataaaaaaaaatccaattttCGATCTGTGAAATTCACGGTCTTCTTTTTGTAATTCTCCCTTTAATCTCTGCGCTGTCGAGTTATTTCAAAGTTTGTGTACGCTAGAGAAGAAAGAACACAAACCTCGGTCACATGAACCTATCTTCCAAGGCTGCAACTTGTGCAGCACATTAATCTAGGCTTGTAGAAACGATAGGGATTCAATAGCTTGAGTCtaattttagggtttagggttagttGAGTCCTACTAACCAAACTCCACGAGCACTAAAAGCGTTTGGTGTTAGTGAAAAATCAAACTTGGGTGACCACAATTGCAGCCAAACCAAGTTGGTAGCCGACTAACTCCTTGTCCTAACTCTCATCTCCACCTGAATGTAGGATTTTGGTTCCTTAGCTAAAAATCAGAGAAAGTGATTAGAAAGATTAAATCTAGTTGCCTACTCAATGACTCTCCTTTGGTTCCAACAATCATAGGTGCTTTTGGTTTGTTTCTAACACCCAAGGGTCGGCCATGATGCTAATCATTAGTAGGTAAAGTTGGAGGGTCCATTAGTTGTTTTCAGCTCGAAGTGAGACACGAGATCTGATGCAGTTGCATTCTCATAGGAATTTATAGGAGAATCGAATTGGAGTTTGCGGCTTGAAACCTATTGTCAAAAGTCTTACCCGCTTATGCTTTCCTTCTCACACAACAATCGATAGCGGTTCCACCACCTTAAAGAGCTGAAAAAGTGGCTAGTAACCTTTAGAGCCAATAATTTTAGGTTCTCGAGAGGGGCTTCCGAAGGTGTTGGAACTTGAGCTtgaaaaatcaagggagagGAACTTCAAAGCCCAAACTATCAATTATAAGTGCAATGAATAACACGAAAAGCCTTTGTCTTATTTTGGAAACGGAACCCTATGCACTATTAGGGCTTGAAATGTTCCACTTGATGAAGGCCCAACCAGATCTAAGGAAGTGTCCCTATACACCGAGGCAACTATCAAGAGACGTTTTATACAGTAACATCCGAGGCAAACTCACGAAGTGACTACTCAGAGATGGCCGATGACCGGAGGGGTCACTTTCTCCTAATGCATTGTTTTTTGTAATACATGTTCTATCTTTGGTTTTACTCGAATTGATGAGGTGCTTTCAaatgatttttttgtatttaagGAGATTATTgtagtgaatttttttttttatatattttttttatcaaaaggaGAATTCATTCATTGTCAAAAGACTACATCAAGGAGTATATAGTGACCTCATTAAACCCACCACAAATCGGTTAGGAAGAGTACCACACTCCATTACACAATCACTCAAATCCATGACTCATTAACTAGATTTAGAATAAGCCAATCTGACGGCATCATCCACCAGTACGTAGGGAAAGATAGAGATAGTGTCAGCTCTTGTCACACAATGGCCAGCCTTCTTACACTCTCTAGAGATATAACCCCAACTACAAGACTGAAAATAACTTAAAAAGTATATTTGCTTCGTCAATTAATACTCCATCTGTGCTAAAGTCTTCATAGATAGAATCCAAAGCTAAGAATAGATTTTTGGCATCCCCTTCAATCTCCAAGTGTGAGAAGCCAGCTTGAATACAAAAATGAAAACCATTCATAAGAGCAATAAATTCATAGTCTGGGGACTCCCAAATCCTAGGGCTGGATTTGGTACAGTAACCGTGTTTTTGACTCTAAGCCGACTACCAACCGAAACTCCTCAGTAGGTTGAAAATCAATACCACTATCGTGTCTGAAAAGTCGGTAACCGTAGATTTCGGTTATCGAGATTACGGTTGGTTTTGTCTTTGTTCAGGCCCAACCGAAGAGGAGGATTGGGCCTAATATTGATAAACATTTATGTAGGCCAATCACCCATTCTGGGGTGTTTTTAGACCATTTTTCCTGTTCAGTTTTTACCAAATACATAAAAGCTATTAAGCTCATACTTAACTCTGCAATTTCCTGAATAATACATCTTCATCAAGTCTATTCCTCACCTTCTTATGGAGATGTGAGTTGTAGAGTTGATGTTTTCACTTGTTCTTTTTCAGGTCTACATTCACAAATTACAAGCTCACATCATATGTGATTGATGTCCAAGTCTAAAAGTTATTGGATATTAcagaaactcaaattgaaataaacaaaaagctGCAA
It encodes:
- the LOC112164750 gene encoding outer envelope protein 61, giving the protein MFNGMNMMDPELMKLAQEQMSRMSPADFARMQQQMMANPELMKMASESMKNMRPEDLKMAAEQLKHTRPEEIAEIGDKMASASPEEIAAMHTRVDAQVSYKLNAAQMLKNQGNALHSQGKFNDALQKYVLAKTNLNGLPSSKGRSLLTACSLNLMSCYLKTRQYDECIKEGSEVLAYDAQNVKALYRRGQAYKELGQLEDAVSDLSTAHEVSPDDETIADVLRDAKEKLGTEGSVSAPRRLVIEEITEEVETVSAANHKSSSTEYSMAKPQETRDIAKTQIAADSEVLSNNSEHLQALKNDPATLRSFQNFISNADPDTLAALSSGKSEEVPADMVKTASSMISKMSPEELKRMIELATSFEGDNPLLKKGSPNLSPDMLKTASDMMNKMPPEELQKMFEMASKGKGLSSTPASNLDNFKPGSVPPNLSPDMLKTASDMMSKMPPEELQKMFEMASSMTGRDSSPTPASFNANRQSSSRYSESREAVNVARDEGESSSHGILPNVRSTPQSSFPASAVDFQEQMRNQMKDPAMRQMMSSMMKNMSPDMMANMSEQFGLNLSREDAEKAHQAMSSLSPESLDKMMQWMDRIQRGVEGARKTKNWLLGKSGLVLAIVMLILAVILRRLGYIGG